One Idiomarina loihiensis L2TR genomic window carries:
- the gspI gene encoding type II secretion system minor pseudopilin GspI has translation MRWVRGFTLIEVMVALSVFSLAALAALQAASGHLTGLSALQDKTFAQYVASNRLAELSLEQKWPLEDKRSGQQEQADVTWYWQQQVTETVTPNVVAVTVKVMKNEDGREHFRLTRYVRKPDSAGGTSNGR, from the coding sequence ATGCGGTGGGTGCGTGGCTTTACCTTAATTGAAGTGATGGTTGCCTTGTCGGTGTTCAGTCTGGCGGCACTTGCTGCACTACAGGCCGCTAGTGGGCATCTGACCGGGTTAAGTGCTTTGCAGGATAAAACCTTTGCTCAGTACGTAGCTTCTAACCGCCTCGCAGAATTGTCGCTTGAACAAAAGTGGCCACTTGAAGATAAACGGAGCGGCCAGCAGGAACAGGCCGATGTTACCTGGTACTGGCAGCAACAAGTGACTGAAACCGTCACGCCGAATGTTGTTGCAGTGACGGTGAAAGTGATGAAAAACGAGGACGGTCGTGAGCACTTTCGGCTAACCCGCTATGTGCGTAAACCGGATTCAGCGGGAGGAACGAGCAATGGTCGTTAA
- the gspL gene encoding type II secretion system protein GspL, giving the protein MHETLILRLPAYGTEEPIPWLVWHKGQQELIASGELSSVAELVQLKDKANRCEVIVALPGQDVSMTRVTLPAGTKRHLQRIIPYALEEELATDIEQLHFAWPDLKNTELPVAVVAKERMNYWLQVLTEAGIDSAFWVPDCFLLPHQNDTWQAIELADSVIVRTGEWQGFTIEKEQFAQLAPAFAAEQNSPTEIIHYGALNWPQSPAPLIPADIEVPFTIAVQSIATGNRINLRQGAYRSQRAKRSVDLPWKGLATAASVLFVLAVLLNGVRYWQLESQRGALKAQAEQLYRDAFPGQTRIVNLKVQLQRQLESLGLGSADEASVLAVLQQLAPAFKSQPELQLELLRFQNNELRLQATASSFSQFEAFQQAAKAEGLTVEAGSMSNRGEQVSGSLTVQLDGQGAQS; this is encoded by the coding sequence ATGCATGAAACACTGATTCTGCGGTTACCGGCTTATGGTACCGAAGAACCCATACCCTGGTTGGTCTGGCATAAAGGGCAGCAAGAGTTAATAGCCAGTGGAGAGCTGAGTTCGGTAGCAGAGCTTGTTCAGTTAAAAGATAAGGCCAACCGTTGCGAAGTCATTGTGGCCTTGCCCGGGCAAGATGTTTCGATGACAAGAGTGACTTTGCCCGCAGGCACAAAAAGGCATCTGCAGCGCATTATTCCTTATGCTCTGGAAGAAGAGCTGGCGACAGACATTGAGCAACTGCACTTTGCCTGGCCGGATCTAAAAAACACAGAATTGCCAGTTGCTGTAGTCGCCAAAGAACGAATGAATTATTGGCTGCAGGTATTAACCGAAGCCGGCATTGATTCTGCTTTCTGGGTACCCGACTGCTTCTTGTTGCCGCATCAGAACGATACCTGGCAGGCCATTGAGCTTGCCGACAGTGTTATTGTCAGAACTGGTGAGTGGCAGGGCTTTACCATAGAAAAAGAGCAGTTTGCTCAGTTAGCACCAGCTTTTGCTGCTGAACAGAACAGTCCAACAGAAATTATTCACTATGGCGCGCTAAACTGGCCGCAATCGCCAGCACCTTTAATCCCTGCTGATATTGAAGTGCCTTTTACTATCGCGGTGCAAAGTATCGCGACAGGAAATCGTATTAACTTAAGGCAGGGGGCTTATCGCTCACAACGGGCAAAACGTTCAGTTGATTTACCCTGGAAGGGGCTGGCTACTGCTGCGAGTGTACTCTTTGTTTTGGCCGTGTTGTTAAACGGCGTACGCTATTGGCAACTGGAGTCTCAGCGGGGCGCTTTAAAAGCTCAGGCTGAGCAACTTTATCGTGATGCCTTTCCGGGTCAGACTCGTATTGTGAATTTAAAAGTACAGTTGCAACGACAATTGGAAAGCCTTGGACTAGGCAGTGCGGATGAAGCTTCAGTGCTTGCGGTTTTGCAGCAACTGGCTCCGGCGTTTAAGTCGCAGCCTGAACTGCAGCTTGAGTTACTGCGCTTTCAGAACAACGAGTTGCGCTTACAGGCAACTGCCAGTAGCTTTTCTCAATTTGAGGCTTTCCAACAGGCGGCGAAAGCCGAAGGGCTAACTGTTGAAGCGGGTTCAATGAGTAACCGTGGTGAACAAGTTTCGGGTTCTTTAACCGTGCAGCTTGATGGTCAGGGAGCGCAGTCATGA
- the gspH gene encoding type II secretion system minor pseudopilin GspH, producing MATTIVINKRCSVGFTLIEVMLVMAILGLIASAVMFTLPGGDRGQDSPQNAAVSLRQQLNYAREYAMVRQQPLGLKFQEDGYRFLFWKDEQWREQNARGLRAQETEWPLRWQFTSRGLKILEQNESLSSGLFAEESDEDSIIPDILILPSGEMTLFEVHIEHLNDPDAERWLIAENSWQVSISAEAPE from the coding sequence TTGGCAACAACAATCGTGATCAATAAGCGTTGTTCAGTTGGTTTTACTTTAATTGAAGTCATGCTGGTGATGGCCATTCTTGGTCTCATCGCCAGCGCTGTCATGTTTACACTGCCCGGTGGTGATCGTGGGCAGGACTCTCCTCAAAATGCGGCCGTGAGTTTACGTCAACAGCTAAACTATGCACGCGAATACGCCATGGTTCGACAACAACCTCTCGGATTAAAGTTTCAAGAAGATGGCTATCGTTTCTTATTCTGGAAAGATGAGCAATGGCGCGAACAAAACGCTCGTGGTTTGCGGGCGCAGGAAACAGAATGGCCACTACGCTGGCAGTTTACTAGCCGGGGGCTGAAGATATTGGAACAAAACGAATCGCTGAGTAGCGGGTTGTTTGCTGAGGAAAGTGACGAAGACAGCATCATTCCCGATATTCTGATTCTACCTAGTGGTGAAATGACACTATTTGAAGTTCATATTGAGCATTTAAACGACCCCGATGCTGAACGTTGGCTTATTGCTGAAAACAGCTGGCAAGTCAGTATTTCTGCCGAGGCTCCGGAGTAA
- a CDS encoding type II secretion system protein M, producing the protein MNRITRQLMPYLDLGKQRWQQFNQREQSLLAVLAGVLFIAFLYFVIWQPSSQAVANAERQLAAQQQQYQWVQQAIARYKKLEESSSEQQSASGSVSQRINRAAAAQDIQIARLQPQGQEYLLSVDEVAFSDLLSFLAELEQRQGLSLKAVDIAKLNTPGQVRLRKLLVSEAS; encoded by the coding sequence ATGAACAGAATTACTCGTCAGTTAATGCCTTATCTGGACTTAGGCAAGCAACGCTGGCAACAGTTTAACCAGCGCGAGCAGAGCTTGTTAGCTGTTTTGGCAGGAGTACTGTTTATTGCTTTTCTGTACTTTGTCATTTGGCAGCCCAGCTCCCAGGCAGTAGCCAATGCAGAGCGTCAGCTTGCAGCTCAACAGCAGCAATACCAATGGGTTCAGCAGGCAATAGCGCGCTATAAAAAACTGGAAGAGAGCAGCTCTGAACAACAAAGTGCATCAGGCTCTGTCAGTCAACGTATCAACCGTGCTGCAGCTGCGCAGGATATTCAAATCGCGCGTTTGCAGCCTCAGGGGCAGGAGTATCTGTTAAGTGTTGATGAGGTGGCTTTTTCTGATTTATTAAGCTTTTTAGCCGAACTGGAGCAACGCCAGGGGTTATCACTAAAAGCTGTTGATATTGCGAAATTAAATACGCCCGGACAGGTGCGTTTACGTAAACTATTAGTAAGTGAGGCTTCATGA
- the gspG gene encoding type II secretion system major pseudopilin GspG, translated as MRRNQQGFSLVEVMVVIAIIGILATMVLPNVLGNQEKANEQKVIADIVALENALAQYHLDNGMFPTTEQGLEALVNEPNMDPQPRSYRSGGYIRRLPQDPYGNDYLLLNPGQYDDVDIFSPGPDGQPGTDDDFGNWMIGNNNRDQ; from the coding sequence ATGAGACGTAATCAACAAGGTTTTTCATTGGTCGAAGTAATGGTGGTTATTGCCATTATCGGTATTTTGGCCACTATGGTGTTACCAAATGTACTGGGTAATCAGGAAAAGGCCAACGAGCAAAAAGTGATAGCCGATATTGTCGCTTTAGAAAACGCACTGGCTCAGTATCACTTAGACAACGGTATGTTTCCAACGACCGAGCAGGGACTTGAGGCTTTAGTCAATGAACCGAACATGGATCCGCAGCCTCGCAGCTACCGCAGCGGCGGTTATATTCGTCGTTTACCGCAGGATCCTTACGGCAATGACTATTTACTCCTGAACCCGGGTCAGTACGATGATGTTGATATTTTTTCCCCGGGCCCGGACGGTCAGCCCGGAACAGATGATGATTTTGGCAACTGGATGATTGGCAACAACAATCGTGATCAATAA
- a CDS encoding type II secretion system protein N: MNLKRWIPWLVVVYLVAMLVMLPARVIYWFPLPDNIRLSQVSGSLWNGVAGQVAVDDIVLNNLSWNWQVSSVFLGELVMDVNLPAKSNPFALNGRLLAGSTKVGAKNITASGDVNALLQLANTRLPLKTGGNWRLSLDSFVVTAPGPVRWCDELKGQARGEQIRVLVNNQWQSLGDFPVELSCNDDNSVGLAMNGNNSLGLDFQGSINSQSFNAEGTVKPNLETPEGLAKMMEYMGTPDSRGRYSFRL, encoded by the coding sequence ATGAACTTAAAACGCTGGATACCCTGGTTAGTGGTCGTGTATCTGGTTGCCATGCTGGTGATGTTACCGGCAAGGGTTATTTACTGGTTTCCTTTACCGGATAACATCAGGCTCTCTCAGGTCAGCGGAAGCTTATGGAATGGCGTTGCCGGGCAGGTCGCAGTTGACGATATCGTACTGAATAATCTTAGCTGGAACTGGCAGGTGTCTTCTGTATTTCTGGGAGAGTTGGTCATGGATGTTAACTTGCCTGCCAAAAGTAACCCGTTTGCGCTGAATGGACGCTTACTGGCAGGGTCCACCAAAGTTGGAGCCAAAAATATAACAGCCAGTGGTGATGTTAATGCTCTGCTGCAGTTGGCAAACACCCGCTTGCCTTTAAAAACCGGAGGTAACTGGCGTTTGTCCTTAGACAGTTTTGTCGTTACTGCGCCCGGCCCGGTACGTTGGTGCGACGAGTTGAAAGGTCAGGCCCGGGGCGAGCAGATTCGGGTGTTGGTTAATAATCAATGGCAGTCGCTGGGAGATTTTCCGGTAGAACTTAGCTGTAACGACGATAACTCGGTGGGCTTAGCCATGAATGGTAATAACAGTTTAGGGTTAGACTTTCAGGGCAGCATTAACAGCCAGAGTTTCAATGCTGAAGGCACAGTGAAGCCGAATCTGGAAACACCTGAAGGGCTGGCTAAAATGATGGAATACATGGGAACGCCGGATTCGCGCGGACGTTACTCATTTCGCTTGTGA
- the gspF gene encoding type II secretion system inner membrane protein GspF: MAAFEYQAVEANGRKKKGVLEADTERQVRQLLREKGLMPLTIEPAADQDRKKTLQPRFGLPQRKVKAQDLALITRQLSTLVGSALPIEQALLAVADQTEKPRLKKLLMSVRSKVVEGYGLAEAMSEFPGVFDSLYTAMVAAGEKSGHLDTVLDELANYTEQRQHMKSQLTQALIYPLMLTLVAIGIVVFLLVSIVPQIVDNFSTMGQDLPPTTLAMIAISEFLQNWGLWLLIGIALVLVAFNQWLRNEKNRLKYHRRLLKLPMLGKVIRGVSTARFARTLSILTSSAVPLLDGLRITSSVIGNLAIRQAVDEAAGRVREGASMRGALQETGLFPPMMLHMIAAGEKSGELEQMLKRSADNQDKEFENLVSVSLKVFEPVLIVTMAGIVFFIVLSIIQPILQLNNSVGL; the protein is encoded by the coding sequence GTGGCAGCATTTGAGTACCAAGCCGTTGAAGCTAATGGCAGAAAGAAAAAAGGTGTACTGGAAGCCGATACTGAGCGACAGGTACGTCAGTTATTGCGTGAAAAAGGCTTAATGCCTTTAACCATTGAACCTGCCGCTGATCAAGACAGAAAGAAAACCTTACAGCCCCGATTTGGGCTTCCACAGCGTAAGGTTAAAGCGCAGGACTTGGCATTAATTACCCGTCAGTTATCCACCTTAGTAGGTTCAGCGTTGCCCATTGAGCAGGCATTGTTAGCGGTTGCTGATCAAACCGAAAAGCCGCGCCTGAAAAAGTTACTGATGTCGGTACGCAGTAAAGTGGTTGAAGGTTATGGCCTTGCCGAAGCTATGTCGGAGTTTCCCGGTGTTTTTGATTCTTTATATACCGCAATGGTCGCTGCAGGTGAAAAATCCGGCCATTTAGACACCGTACTGGATGAGCTGGCAAACTATACCGAGCAGCGGCAGCACATGAAAAGCCAGTTGACTCAGGCGCTAATTTATCCGCTTATGCTGACTTTGGTTGCCATTGGCATTGTGGTTTTTCTGTTGGTTTCTATTGTGCCGCAAATAGTGGATAACTTTTCAACCATGGGCCAGGACTTGCCGCCAACCACTCTGGCGATGATAGCCATTAGTGAATTCTTGCAAAACTGGGGGCTGTGGTTACTTATTGGTATTGCTTTGGTACTGGTGGCCTTTAACCAGTGGTTGAGAAATGAAAAGAACCGCCTGAAATATCATCGAAGGCTGTTAAAACTTCCCATGCTGGGTAAGGTCATAAGAGGTGTGAGTACCGCCCGTTTTGCCCGGACTTTAAGTATACTGACGTCCTCGGCGGTTCCTTTGCTTGATGGACTACGTATTACTTCATCAGTTATCGGTAATTTGGCCATACGCCAGGCGGTAGATGAAGCGGCCGGACGCGTTCGCGAAGGGGCGTCAATGCGCGGTGCGTTGCAGGAAACGGGGTTGTTCCCACCAATGATGCTGCACATGATAGCGGCAGGTGAGAAGTCCGGTGAACTGGAACAAATGTTAAAACGTTCAGCCGATAATCAGGACAAAGAATTTGAAAACTTGGTGTCGGTCAGCTTAAAAGTATTTGAGCCGGTGTTGATAGTGACGATGGCAGGTATCGTCTTCTTTATTGTGCTGTCTATCATTCAACCCATTTTACAATTAAATAATAGTGTAGGGCTTTAG
- the gspK gene encoding type II secretion system minor pseudopilin GspK, which produces MPISPRKSSQAGAALITVLLVIAIVSVIAVNLGGKLQLQITRMGNLQQAEQSYWMWLSAEDVLKEVLQTELEENDGVAHKEQNWAQRSGPFPVEGGQIAAKVRDLYSCFNLNSLVTDAEDPGTLEKRKRQYKALLEALEIDNYQAEILTDSLVDWLDEDSQLSGSNGAEDPDYESLPKPYLAANSQLLEMSELRMVRGYSAKVVNSLNSVACVIPNETDLKININTLEQDQAAVLTGVTEGKLALADAMALLNNRPPQGYESDEELAELAELSGVRSELEGELPELTVSSEYFQLVAMIQWGEVEMRARSVLHLNEGRVQTLYRAMGD; this is translated from the coding sequence GTGCCAATTAGCCCGCGTAAGTCATCACAAGCCGGAGCGGCACTGATAACCGTCTTGCTGGTTATTGCTATTGTGTCGGTTATTGCAGTGAATTTAGGCGGCAAACTGCAGTTGCAAATAACCCGTATGGGCAACTTGCAGCAAGCTGAACAAAGCTACTGGATGTGGTTAAGCGCAGAGGATGTGCTAAAAGAAGTGCTGCAAACTGAGCTGGAAGAGAACGATGGAGTTGCGCACAAAGAGCAAAACTGGGCTCAGCGCAGCGGACCTTTTCCGGTAGAAGGTGGGCAGATTGCCGCGAAAGTCAGGGATTTATACAGTTGCTTTAACCTTAATAGCCTGGTTACCGATGCAGAAGATCCCGGAACTCTGGAAAAGCGCAAACGACAATACAAAGCGCTGCTGGAAGCACTGGAAATTGATAACTATCAGGCCGAAATTTTAACCGACAGTCTGGTAGACTGGCTGGATGAAGACAGTCAGTTGTCGGGCAGTAACGGTGCCGAAGACCCTGATTACGAGAGTCTACCTAAGCCTTATTTGGCCGCAAACAGTCAACTACTTGAGATGAGTGAACTAAGAATGGTGCGTGGATACAGCGCTAAAGTTGTCAATTCTTTAAACTCTGTTGCTTGCGTTATTCCCAATGAGACAGACTTAAAAATTAATATTAATACTCTGGAACAGGATCAGGCTGCGGTTTTAACCGGGGTTACCGAAGGTAAGCTAGCACTTGCTGATGCTATGGCTTTGTTGAATAACCGGCCGCCTCAAGGCTACGAATCCGATGAGGAACTCGCTGAGTTGGCTGAGCTTTCGGGAGTGAGGTCGGAATTAGAAGGTGAGTTGCCGGAACTGACCGTGAGTAGTGAGTATTTTCAGCTGGTTGCGATGATTCAGTGGGGCGAGGTAGAAATGAGAGCGCGCTCGGTATTACATTTAAACGAAGGTCGAGTACAAACCCTGTACCGGGCGATGGGAGATTAG
- the gspE gene encoding type II secretion system ATPase GspE: protein MTEASAIATARLPFSFAKRFGVVVEQGEPLILHCRAGISAAALKEVRRALGQPVTLQEHAASDFESLLTRAYQRDSSEAQQLMEDIGNESDLFSLADELPQTEDLLESEDDAPIIKLINAMLSEAIKEGASDIHIETFEKALLIRFRIDGVLREVLRPNRKLSSLLVSRIKVMAQLDIAEKRVPQDGRISLLIAGRAVDVRVSTMPSNHGERVVLRLLDKNNARLNLTELGMTDGNRKIFQELIYKPHGIILVTGPTGSGKSTTLYAGLSEINSKDRNILTVEDPIEYAIDGIGQTQVNPRVDMTFARGLRAILRQDPDVVMVGEIRDVETAQIAVQASLTGHLVLSTLHTNTAAGAITRLEDMGVEPFLLSSSLLAVLSQRLVRTLCSECKQPHQPDDEEKNMLGLDASDTSVIYRAGSCERCNHTGYRGRTGIHELLLVDDHVRELVHNGHGEQSIEKYIRQSTPGIRQDGLAKVLKGKTTLEEVLRVTREE, encoded by the coding sequence ATGACTGAAGCCAGTGCCATTGCAACAGCTCGCCTTCCTTTCAGCTTTGCTAAACGCTTTGGCGTGGTGGTTGAGCAGGGTGAGCCGTTAATTTTGCATTGCCGTGCAGGTATTTCGGCTGCTGCGTTAAAAGAAGTTAGGCGCGCGTTGGGTCAACCTGTCACTCTTCAGGAGCATGCCGCAAGCGACTTTGAAAGCCTGTTAACTCGTGCTTATCAACGAGACTCATCGGAAGCCCAGCAGTTAATGGAAGACATTGGCAATGAGTCCGATTTATTCTCTCTTGCTGATGAGCTGCCGCAGACCGAAGATTTGCTCGAAAGCGAAGACGACGCGCCTATTATTAAGCTAATTAATGCGATGTTGAGTGAAGCGATAAAAGAAGGCGCCTCAGATATTCATATTGAGACTTTTGAGAAAGCTTTGCTTATACGTTTTCGCATAGATGGTGTTTTACGTGAAGTGTTACGACCAAACCGTAAGTTGTCATCGCTGCTGGTGTCGCGCATAAAAGTAATGGCGCAGCTGGATATCGCCGAAAAGCGTGTTCCACAGGATGGTCGTATTTCTTTGTTGATTGCCGGTCGGGCAGTGGATGTACGGGTTTCTACCATGCCGTCTAATCATGGCGAGCGGGTGGTACTGCGTTTGCTGGATAAGAACAACGCAAGGCTTAACTTGACTGAACTGGGAATGACTGACGGGAACCGAAAAATTTTCCAGGAACTGATTTACAAACCCCACGGCATTATTTTGGTAACCGGCCCGACGGGCTCAGGTAAAAGTACGACGTTGTATGCCGGGCTTAGCGAAATTAATTCTAAAGACCGTAATATTCTGACCGTCGAAGACCCTATAGAATACGCCATTGATGGCATTGGGCAGACTCAGGTTAACCCTCGGGTGGATATGACCTTCGCCCGCGGCTTACGCGCTATTTTGCGCCAGGACCCGGACGTAGTGATGGTTGGTGAGATACGTGATGTCGAAACCGCGCAGATTGCTGTGCAGGCGTCGCTCACCGGTCACCTGGTCTTGTCTACATTGCACACCAATACAGCCGCCGGCGCTATTACTCGTCTGGAAGACATGGGCGTAGAACCTTTCCTGCTTTCATCGAGCTTATTGGCGGTGTTATCACAGCGCCTGGTGCGGACACTCTGTAGCGAGTGCAAACAGCCGCACCAGCCTGATGACGAAGAAAAGAATATGCTGGGCCTTGATGCTTCAGATACGAGTGTGATTTATCGTGCAGGGAGTTGTGAACGATGCAATCACACCGGTTATCGTGGACGAACCGGTATTCACGAACTGCTGCTGGTGGATGACCACGTACGTGAGTTAGTCCATAACGGTCACGGTGAGCAGTCTATTGAAAAGTATATTCGGCAGTCGACCCCAGGTATTCGCCAGGACGGCTTAGCAAAAGTACTGAAAGGCAAAACAACGCTGGAAGAAGTGCTGCGGGTTACCCGCGAGGAGTAG
- the gspJ gene encoding type II secretion system minor pseudopilin GspJ: MVVNSANKGFTLVEVLVTMVIFAIIGIASFQVLNQMVNTEEQSQKQREQLERLQFSQLLIQQDIRQMVAKPTRPSGVEVTHQYLSNDPSYFDSDGGVLAFVRSGFDNPGNMMPRSELQPVVYRLWDGNLQRVTETFVNDRSSEPSVQTLLEGVEELSFRFYRSDGVSNANQGLEQGWSDNWESAGDLPQAVEVTIRSKNFGTIRRVFLIAAVGQQVESNSGGLQRAN; the protein is encoded by the coding sequence ATGGTCGTTAACTCCGCAAACAAGGGTTTTACCTTAGTAGAAGTGCTGGTGACCATGGTGATATTTGCCATTATCGGTATTGCCAGCTTTCAGGTTCTGAACCAAATGGTCAATACCGAAGAGCAATCTCAAAAACAGCGCGAGCAACTGGAACGTTTGCAGTTTAGCCAGTTGCTGATACAGCAGGATATTCGGCAAATGGTCGCTAAACCAACACGACCATCGGGTGTCGAAGTGACTCATCAATACCTGAGTAATGATCCGAGTTACTTCGATTCTGACGGCGGTGTGCTGGCCTTTGTCAGAAGTGGTTTTGATAACCCCGGTAACATGATGCCCCGCAGCGAATTGCAGCCGGTAGTTTACCGTTTATGGGATGGGAATTTGCAACGGGTAACCGAGACTTTCGTTAACGATCGCTCCTCAGAGCCATCCGTTCAGACCTTATTAGAAGGCGTTGAAGAACTGTCTTTTCGGTTTTACCGCAGTGATGGCGTGAGTAACGCGAATCAGGGGTTAGAACAAGGCTGGAGCGACAACTGGGAAAGCGCAGGTGATTTGCCTCAAGCCGTTGAAGTGACCATTCGTAGCAAAAACTTTGGCACCATCAGACGCGTGTTTTTGATAGCCGCAGTAGGACAGCAAGTGGAAAGTAATAGCGGAGGGCTGCAACGTGCCAATTAG
- the gspD gene encoding type II secretion system secretin GspD encodes MTVAKSGLKAWLGALGLALTLMSSPLSSEEYAASFKNTDINEFIQVVGRNLGKTIIIDPNVRGKIDVRSYDVMDEEQYYQFFLNVLEVYGFATVEMESGVLKVIRDKDAKTSSLPVIGSDTKMLGDTMVTRVVPVENVSVRELAPLLRQLNDQSGGGMVVSYDPSNVIMMTGRAETVQRLVEIIERVDRAGDQDVDMISLEYASASEIVRIAQSLFEKNNEGVPALLIPKIVADERSNSVIVSGEPRARARVVKLIKQLDQDLKTEGNTRVFYLKYAKAPEVVEVLKDVSRSIQAEVEQQSGTGNATQRRRTGGDETVSISPHEPTNSVVITAQKDMLASLEKVIRDLDIRRAQVQVEAIIVEIMEGDNVDFGVQWISEDGGMVQYNNGNQVPIGSLAAGAYQAREREGTTTTRITDGGVEVTTTEPDEPGDVSLLANLLGSVNGMMFGTIQNDWAAVVQAVTQDTRSNILATPSIVTVDNEEASFLVGQEVPTISGSTTGDNNDNPFQTVDRTEIGIKLKVTPQINEGDAVQMTIEQEVSSLSGATAVDVIINKRELKTTVMADDGETIVLGGLIDEDVQESVSKVPLLGDIPILGKLFSSTSTSKQKRNLMVFIRPTIVRDGNRMRELSSAKYNYMRALQLDERSRGISLMPSEDSPLLNDWDSELTLPPGFDEYLKKQGSEKSDKKNSEESDKEIGEQNEEQQND; translated from the coding sequence ATGACAGTGGCAAAGAGTGGCTTAAAAGCATGGTTGGGAGCTCTCGGTTTGGCATTAACACTGATGAGTTCACCATTAAGCAGCGAAGAATATGCCGCCAGTTTTAAAAATACTGATATTAACGAGTTTATTCAGGTTGTCGGCCGAAACTTAGGTAAAACCATCATTATCGACCCTAACGTGCGGGGCAAAATAGATGTGCGCAGCTATGATGTGATGGATGAAGAGCAGTACTATCAGTTTTTTCTTAATGTTCTTGAGGTCTACGGATTTGCCACTGTTGAAATGGAGTCCGGTGTCCTGAAAGTCATTCGTGATAAAGACGCAAAAACCTCTTCGTTGCCTGTTATTGGTAGTGACACAAAAATGCTGGGCGACACAATGGTGACCCGGGTTGTGCCGGTAGAGAATGTCTCCGTAAGGGAGCTTGCTCCTTTATTGCGTCAGCTAAATGACCAAAGCGGTGGCGGTATGGTCGTCAGTTATGACCCATCAAATGTGATCATGATGACCGGGCGCGCTGAAACCGTGCAGCGTTTAGTAGAGATTATTGAGCGGGTGGATCGGGCTGGCGATCAAGATGTTGATATGATTAGTCTGGAGTATGCGTCAGCCAGTGAAATTGTTCGTATAGCTCAGTCGCTGTTCGAGAAAAATAATGAAGGCGTACCGGCGTTACTTATTCCTAAAATTGTTGCTGATGAGCGCAGTAATAGCGTTATTGTTAGCGGTGAGCCCCGTGCCCGTGCCCGCGTCGTTAAGTTGATTAAACAGCTTGATCAGGACTTAAAAACCGAAGGTAACACTCGTGTTTTCTACTTAAAATATGCGAAAGCACCTGAAGTAGTTGAGGTGTTGAAAGATGTCAGCCGTTCTATTCAGGCCGAAGTCGAGCAACAGTCCGGTACCGGTAATGCAACTCAGCGCCGTCGTACCGGAGGTGATGAAACGGTCAGTATCAGCCCGCATGAGCCGACAAACTCGGTGGTCATTACCGCTCAAAAAGACATGCTGGCGTCGCTGGAAAAAGTGATTAGGGACTTAGACATTCGCCGTGCTCAGGTTCAGGTTGAAGCTATTATTGTCGAAATTATGGAAGGCGATAACGTTGACTTTGGCGTGCAGTGGATCAGTGAAGACGGCGGTATGGTTCAATATAATAATGGTAATCAGGTACCTATCGGGAGTTTGGCCGCGGGTGCTTATCAAGCACGTGAAAGGGAAGGTACAACGACGACCCGGATAACAGATGGAGGAGTCGAGGTGACGACGACAGAACCGGATGAGCCTGGTGATGTCTCGTTGCTGGCGAATTTACTGGGCTCGGTAAACGGCATGATGTTCGGCACCATTCAGAACGACTGGGCAGCGGTGGTTCAGGCCGTTACTCAGGATACTCGCTCAAATATTCTGGCCACGCCAAGTATTGTTACCGTCGACAACGAAGAAGCGAGCTTCCTGGTCGGTCAGGAAGTCCCTACGATTAGTGGCTCTACTACGGGGGATAACAATGACAACCCTTTTCAGACGGTTGATCGCACCGAGATAGGTATTAAGTTAAAGGTAACGCCTCAAATTAACGAGGGGGACGCCGTGCAAATGACGATAGAACAGGAAGTGTCCAGTTTAAGCGGTGCCACTGCGGTTGACGTGATTATTAATAAGCGGGAACTGAAAACCACGGTTATGGCTGACGACGGCGAGACCATTGTACTGGGCGGTCTAATTGACGAAGACGTGCAGGAGTCGGTCTCTAAAGTTCCTTTATTAGGCGACATACCAATTTTAGGTAAATTATTCAGCTCTACGTCAACCTCTAAACAAAAGCGCAACCTGATGGTTTTTATCCGTCCAACCATAGTCCGTGACGGTAACCGTATGCGTGAGTTAAGTTCGGCAAAGTACAATTATATGCGGGCACTGCAATTGGATGAACGTTCGCGCGGTATCTCTCTAATGCCTTCTGAGGATTCACCGTTGCTTAACGACTGGGACAGTGAACTGACGTTACCGCCGGGCTTTGACGAATATCTGAAAAAACAAGGTAGCGAGAAGAGCGACAAGAAGAATAGCGAAGAAAGCGATAAAGAAATCGGCGAACAAAATGAAGAGCAGCAAAATGACTGA